ATTTTTAATGGATTTGAACCAAATTTATAAAATTTATTTTATAAATTATAAAATTTATTTTATATTTTTGCAAGTTTTTTTAAAATTTTTTATAAAGTTTTGAGAAATTTTAGTTTTTTGAAAATATCTTTTATTTGAAAATTTTTTTAAAATAGATTTAAAATTAGTTATGGCTGAGATGAAGGTTAAAGGGATTCTTTTAAAGAGTCTTAGGGAGTTTGTATTAGAGAATTTTGGAGAAGAAGGGTTTAATAAGTTACAAGAGATGCTTTCAGAGGGCTCAAGAAAACTCCTTAAAGCTCCTTTGATGGATGCGGCAAGTTATGATGGTAATCTTTTCCTTGAAATAAACAGAAAAATATGTGAAACATTTGGCGAAGGAAAACCTGAATTTGCAAGAAAATTAGGTGCCTTTTCTGCAAAAAAATCTGTAAGAGGAGCTTTTAAATTTATACTTAAACTGGCAAGCATTCCCTGGGCATTAAGAAGGGGTGAGACCATTTATAAAATGTATTATCCCAATATGGGAAAATTGAAGATTATTAAAATTGACGAAGAAAAAAGTGAAGGGATTGTGGCCATAGATGATGTTCCTTTTAAGGACCCTTATTTTGAAGAGAGAATTGCAGGCTGGATAGAGGAAATGGGTAAAATTCTTGGTTCTAAAAAAGCTTCTATTGAAATTAAAAAATCTGTTTTTAAAGGAGATGATAAAATAGAATACTTTATAAGTTGGTAAGGAGGTAAATATGGGATTAACAAAATTATTAATATCAATGAATTTATTTTCTTATTCAGTTGACACGGTTATGGTTCAAATGAGGGATGGTGTAAATCTTGTAACTGAAATCTGTTATCCCTGGTGGTATCAATATTTTCCTGAACCTTTGCCTGTTTTAATTGCAAGAACACCTTATCCAAGAGATCAGATATTAAGTAATGAAATGAGAATCCTCATATGTGATCTTTTTAATTATGTCCTTGTCATTCAAAGTGTAAGGGGTTACCAAGGATCTCAAGGTTTCCCAACAGTTTTTCTAACTGATGGATGGGGTGAATTAAGGGATGGATACGATTTGGTTGAATGGGTTAAAAATCAATCTTTCTGTAATGGAAACATTGGAACTTTTGGACCTTCTGCTCTTGGAATAACTCAATATATGTTATCAGGTGTTGTGCATCCAAATTTAAAAACCCTTATACCCTGGATTGCCTGTCATAATATGTATTTTTATGCTGCTTTTCCAGGTGGTGAATTCAGAAAAGCCCTTGTTGAAAACTGGTTAAATGGTATAGGAACACCTTTTTTAATTGACTCTGTATGTAAACACCCTTCCTATGACTCTTTGTGGAAAAAACTTAATCTTAATACCCGCCTTGATTCAGTGATTTATCCGATGTTTCATTTTGCTGGTTGGTTTGATATATTCCTTGAGTCACAAATAGAGGCCTTTGAAAAAATAAACTTTCTCGGTAATAACTTCGCAAGGGGAAAACAGAAACTTATAATAGGACCTTGGGGACACCAGACTTTTGGACAAAACACTCAGGGAGATTTAACTTTCCCAGGCAATGCAGATTGGATTTCAAACCTTAAAGTAGCTCAATTACAGTTCACATGGTTTGATTATTATTTAAATGGAGAAATAAACGATCCTGATGATTCTTTTTTAATATTCGGGAAAAGAGTTGAATTTTATTTAATGGGAGATGTTAATTATTCTGATACAACTTTATTTAACAGATGGTATTACTCTGATACCTTTCCACCAAAAGGTGTCAAATACTACAAATTTTATCTTCATTCTGATTTTTCCCTTACCTTAAATCCACCTGATTTAGGTGATACTTATTCCTCTTATATTTCAAGACCCTGGGATCCTGTTCCAACAATTGGTGGAAATGAGTTTATAGGAATACCAAATGATGCTTACGGTCCAAAGGATATTTCATCAATTCTCTCAAGAACTGATGTTTTAGTTTTTACAAGTCCCTTACTTGATACATCTTATGCTGTAGTTGGTAGACCAATTATGGTTCTTTATGGATCTTCTCTTGCCTATGACACTGATTTTATGGTCAGATTAGCAGATGTTTATCCTGATGGAAGAACAATACTTATCCAGGATAATGTTTTAAAAGCAAGGTTTAGACACGGTTTTGAAAATGAAGAGTTACTTATTCCTAACCAAATTGACACATTTTATATTCCCCTTTGGAGCACTGCTTATGTATTTAACAAAAATCACAGGATTAGAATAGTAATTTCTTCAACAAATTATCCAAGATTTGAAGTTAATCCACAAACGGGTGCTCCTTTTATGAGAAATGATCCTAACCAGGTAGAAACAATAAATACGGTATATATGAATAGCACTTTTCCATCACATATTCTATTGCCCCTAATGTGGCCTCATCCTGTTTATGTTAAGGATAAAGAAATTGCTGATAAGTATGATATAAAATTTAAAACATTATTAAAAGGTGATAAAGATCTGTTAATTATGAAAGAGAAAGCTTTTTCAAACACAGAGATGGAATTTTTTGATATAAAGGGTTCAAAAATCTCTCTTGAAAAAAGTTTAAAATCAGGAATTTATTTTGTTCTTATAAAAAATAAAAAAATAAGAAAAAATGCTAAAATTATATATTTAAAATAAGTTTGAAAAAATAAATTTTATAAGGTAAAATAATCAACTTAATTTTAAAACATGACTGAAAGTATTTGGGTTTGGATAATTTTTTTGTCTTTTGTTATTTTCGCACTAATGGTTGACCTCGGGGTTTTTCACAGGAGAGCACATATTCTCTCCTTTAAAGAAGCGCTTTTTTTCAGCATATTCTGGGTTTCAATATCATTTTTAATTAATTTTATCATTCTCTTATTATGGGGAAACCAAAAAGCCCTTGAATTCTTAACAGGTTACCTTATTGAATTATCCCTTTCTGCCGATAACATTTTTGTTTTTGCTCTTATTTTTAATTATTTTAATGTCCCAAAAGAAAATAGACACAGAGTTTTATTCTGGGGAATTCTTGGAGCAATTTTTATGAGGCTTTTCTTTATTTTAACAGGTGTTGCTTTACTAAAAAAATTCCACTTTTTTATTTATGTTCTTGGTATCATTGTAATTGTTTCAGG
This DNA window, taken from candidate division WOR-3 bacterium, encodes the following:
- a CDS encoding CocE/NonD family hydrolase, producing MGLTKLLISMNLFSYSVDTVMVQMRDGVNLVTEICYPWWYQYFPEPLPVLIARTPYPRDQILSNEMRILICDLFNYVLVIQSVRGYQGSQGFPTVFLTDGWGELRDGYDLVEWVKNQSFCNGNIGTFGPSALGITQYMLSGVVHPNLKTLIPWIACHNMYFYAAFPGGEFRKALVENWLNGIGTPFLIDSVCKHPSYDSLWKKLNLNTRLDSVIYPMFHFAGWFDIFLESQIEAFEKINFLGNNFARGKQKLIIGPWGHQTFGQNTQGDLTFPGNADWISNLKVAQLQFTWFDYYLNGEINDPDDSFLIFGKRVEFYLMGDVNYSDTTLFNRWYYSDTFPPKGVKYYKFYLHSDFSLTLNPPDLGDTYSSYISRPWDPVPTIGGNEFIGIPNDAYGPKDISSILSRTDVLVFTSPLLDTSYAVVGRPIMVLYGSSLAYDTDFMVRLADVYPDGRTILIQDNVLKARFRHGFENEELLIPNQIDTFYIPLWSTAYVFNKNHRIRIVISSTNYPRFEVNPQTGAPFMRNDPNQVETINTVYMNSTFPSHILLPLMWPHPVYVKDKEIADKYDIKFKTLLKGDKDLLIMKEKAFSNTEMEFFDIKGSKISLEKSLKSGIYFVLIKNKKIRKNAKIIYLK